A stretch of DNA from Coccidioides posadasii str. Silveira chromosome 1, complete sequence:
CTAGCGAGGCCGGCCTTGCAGCCTCGCTGTAGGGGACAAAGTGATAGGGATTCGGCCGCGGAGCGCTGCCAAAGCACATGGTGTGTCCGTGCTCGTTCAAACGGAGAGGGTAAGTTGATGATTATGTTGAAAGTATTTTCTTGAAGCTTGATGACTCGGTTTCTATTGTTTCTGTCTTCTCGTGCCTCTCCAAGCGTTTCGGACTTGTTGCTCGAGGGGGAGCGAGGGGCTACCGTGCTTAATCTTTGTTGAGGACGAAGGGAGGTATTCTCTTCAACTCTTGAGTGAGTAATAGGCGTCTGTTATCTTCCGTTTATTTTTAAACGGTGTTAACCTGTTGCTTTTCAAAGAAGTGCTTACAGCTGGGGTAATGGAGCCCTGCTTTTGCCACCGCGTCCCCTTTCTCCAGGAACGAAATGCTAGAATGACTTTGCAGCAGTCCGATTTATGCTTATGAGTATCTTGTACGGCTTAAAAGGGAATGAGTGCTTTCGGATCTGCAATGCACTTCTAACATAGGTTTAGACACGTATGTAGTCAATTGTATCCTATATCTGTAGGAGAAAATCCCCGCGGACAAGTCCGGTTCGATATCTCCGCTTTACTTATACTTCGCGGAGGGCGAGAGTTTTCAACGCGTCATATGGCTTTACGCTGCACGGAGCTAGATGTGTCTGGAATGGCAGTTTGCCACAGAAAGTTACCAGACGATGAGCTAAGAGTACGATGTACTTGAGTAGAGGAATACAACAGATGGTAAAGAAGCGGAATTTATTCGGGAGCTCGCGCATAGCCTCTCTCATCTGGTGTATTGTTCAGAAATATGCTGACATGGCGTAAttttctccaaagagatATAGCGGCAAAAGAGGGTATTCGCGACAAACCAGGCTTTCAAAATGAATAAAACGTATACCGAGTGAAAACCGTATGTAAAACGCAAGGTAAAATGCATATAGGAAACGCCAaccaaaaagaaatgaagagaaaaagaaaagaaaaaagaaaaaaaggtaaaaagATACCAAACTACGGACTACTGATAGTTAAAACGGAGGGGAACTGAGGAGTATGATCCTAAATCAGCTCAAACGTCTCGCCTGTACAGATGTATAGATTAGTCAAAATGCGTGTCTGCAAAGAGATGTGCGGGAAAAGAACACAGCAGCACACTTACCAGGTTAACCCCAATTTTTCGATAGATGGAGTGGGTATTGCATTTCGGTCACCAAAAGGATtctcatcatcgtcatcttcttcttctacttcaCTCGCAGAATCTTCACTTGCTGTTTCATAAGCAAGTTGCTTTTTGGTGGGATTAGAAGTCGAAGGTAAAGGTCCAGGAAGGCTCATCGGCCTTTGCGGTCGCGGCGGTTTGGTTGGCGGACTTAGCACCAAGCCAGCAAATCTTTCCGTGACATTCCTTTCCGGTAGCCGTCGAATATCATCAATGGAGAGATCATCCTCACTATCACTGTCGTAATCGACACTTTTGTCAAGGACTTCAAATGCCATCAATGCATTTACAAGCTCTTCATTTGCATGGATCAGGCTACCAATGAAGTCATCACTCTCAACAAGCTGGATATATCGTAAAATTTGACGTCTCAGTTCCTTGCATCGTGAAAATTTCTCCATAACCTCAGCATTATCGCTCACGCGCTGAGTTTCACGATTAACAAGTTTAAGGGCGTTTGTGAGATTAGTGCTTGCCACCGAGGCAGACGCTATTGCTTGTAAAATCTCCGGTCGCTCCTTTTCAAGGTTAAACTGTCCTCTTcgattcttctttttatctttagACTTGCCGGAGACAGCAGGGAACGGAGGCATGGATGACCTGCGAGTTGTCGGGGAGCCCAGAACCGTAGACGGCCCCTCTCCAGCTGCTATAGCCACTGAATGACCCAGCGGTTCATTCGCAGCCTCCTCTGTTTCTTTCAGCACTTTAGACTGTTGAGGTCGAGGGCGCCTCTTCCGCGTGGGTAATTGCTTATAGAGAAGGGCTACTCTCTCCATACCAGGTGTATTTTTATAGGATATGGCCCATTGTGGGAATAGCTGTTTGCACTTCTCTCTTACCTCTGGATCCGACACTGAATCTGTGGCAGCGACTCTTAATCGTTCAAGAAGTGGCTCATCAGCGAAGCTTTTCAAAAACCTCTCACCAGCGTTTTGAATAAGGAAGTCAAGTATTGTCAGAGCTCGCAGTTGGCGATGAACACTTCCGTATTTTCTTTAGATATTTTGTGGTTAGTCTATTGGCTCCGGAGTTCACGGGGCCATTCACATACAGCTTCTTTCGAAGAGCTCTACTCGCTTCCTGAGGCCCGCTGCTTTGCAGTCGAATGACTTCGATTAGGTCTACAATACCACCCGAATCATCCACGTCGTATTGCTCACTAGTGAGCCGGTCGATTTGGACAGTAACGGCTGTAAACGGCTTCTTCTATAATAGTGGGAAAGAATGATTAGAACCTTGGCGTGAATCCTCAAGTTAAATAGGATGTTCGTGGCAACCAAAGAATAAACTCGAAACTGAAGAGAAACAATCACTGCCACCAAGAGTAATCTTTGAGGCAATAACCAAGGGAGAATGAAATATATCAAATCCCACCctatcaaaaagaaaaagggactGCGTAATGGACTTTTGTGACCTGACATGTTCCAGGGCTTGGACAAAACTTAAAAAGAGCAAAGTAGGGGGGAAGGACGGTCCCGTACCGAAGAGGAGAACATCGTGCCTGGCAGGTATCCGTTCCTGTAACCAAGTTAGTAATTGTGCTCGAGAAATCACGGAGTATATTAGTAACACCTATTATATATCTTCGCTAAGGAGAGAGTAGGAGGGGTTAGGAAAGTTCTAGCCGTTTGCGGTGCTATGACCCTTTCATGTTCCTGAGCCAAGCGATGGATAATGGCTCAAGGGGAGCTAAAGGAAGTCTGGAAAGAAGTTTGAAAGGAAAGGCTTAGAGGTAGCAAACGTTGGTGGGAAAAATGGTGAAACCCCCAGATGTACTGATGCCCCGATACTTTTGTACAAATATCGGGATAGCTTGGTGGAAACCGTGGGCGAGTTTCCTGGCACACAGCTATTCTGTGAACCGACCCAGCCGGAGAGCGCGCGGGGTAGACAGAGGATGCTTGGCGGACGAATTCGACACAGGTGATGCAGAGAACTGCAACTTGATATTGACGGTTTGAGTAACGTCAAGCTTCTCCAATCGTCAATTGCAGGGCTGAGCTGCCTTTCGGGATGCGCTGGTGCCGATACCTCTTAGCAATGACAAGGGACTGCGAGGTTGCGTTGGTCGGCGAGCGAGTGCAATTGCACATGACGTCTTGAATCACGTGATTAGCGCCCAAACAAGTTCAGGTAGCGACGGAACGAGCTAGCTTCTTGCGGTTAGCCTGATGCTGTCAGTGCCCTGAGTAGGAACTAGCCCTAATATGATTTAGTGCGGGTCCCGCCGTTGTGACATAAGCAGATCGGCCGCCGGGTTCGGCATGCTCCGTGAGCAATCGCGAGACGACCGGCCCGACTGCTCCCTGCAGAGTGACATCTGGCCCAGTGATCCTGTCTTGGAGTTGCAACCGATGAAACGCCCAAATTACCCCCAGGCAAAGTTATTTAATCTCTGTAGATCCCGGGATTTCTGCTCAATCGCTTTGTCTTCCATAGTTGTCCTCATTCTGGCTCTGAGTCTTTCCGGCTGTCCCCGCATCCTCTCACCTTTGGTTACCCCGCGTTGCTTATTCACTTCGTCACTTTTCCCTCGAAAGATGTCTTACCAACAGGAGCTGTTGGTGGCCCAGCTGGCGGTGCAGAGAGCCGCCATTTTGACCCAGAAGGTATTCTACGAGAAGACCAAAGGAACTCTTTCAAAAGATGATTTTTCCCCTGTGACGAAAGGAGATTTTGGCGCCCAGGCCTTGATCATCCAAGCTATTCGCGCGAACTTCCCCCAGGATGAAGTCGTGGGAGAGGAAGATGCGGACTCGCTCCGGGAGAACGACGCCTTGAGAAATGAGATGTGGAATCTCGTCAAGGACATCAAACTCACCGATGCTGAAAGCGACAAAGTTATCGGCGGACCCTTTAAGAATGAGACCGAGATGCTTGACGCCCTTGACGGCGGCAAGAGCCCTGGTGGCCCCAAAGGCAGAATATGGGCATTGGACCCCATCGATGGCACCAAGGGCTTCCTCCGAGGTGGTCAGTATGCTGTCTGCCTTGGTCTCATAGAGGATGGCGACGTCAAAGTTGGCGTTATCGGATGTCCCAACC
This window harbors:
- the LSB5 gene encoding Putative actin patch assembly and actin polymerization protein (EggNog:ENOG410PGIX~COG:U~BUSCO:9773at33183) yields the protein MFSSSKKPFTAVTVQIDRLTSEQYDVDDSGGIVDLIEVIRLQSSGPQEASRALRKKLKYGSVHRQLRALTILDFLIQNAGERFLKSFADEPLLERLRVAATDSVSDPEVREKCKQLFPQWAISYKNTPGMERVALLYKQLPTRKRRPRPQQSKVLKETEEAANEPLGHSVAIAAGEGPSTVLGSPTTRRSSMPPFPAVSGKSKDKKKNRRGQFNLEKERPEILQAIASASVASTNLTNALKLVNRETQRVSDNAEVMEKFSRCKELRRQILRYIQLVESDDFIGSLIHANEELVNALMAFEVLDKSVDYDSDSEDDLSIDDIRRLPERNVTERFAGLVLSPPTKPPRPQRPMSLPGPLPSTSNPTKKQLAYETASEDSASEVEEEDDDDENPFGDRNAIPTPSIEKLGLTWRDV